In Xiphophorus maculatus strain JP 163 A chromosome 2, X_maculatus-5.0-male, whole genome shotgun sequence, one genomic interval encodes:
- the sema7a gene encoding semaphorin-7A, which translates to MKHCVHIYLCFAVYFKMVFSKDAPALGSKNSPRLLKPDIISDQYKYEVNQNHSVFYLEGERELYVGGTDFVIKLNASNYRVIEKFPITTTGQHKCSDGQCKNVITVIEKFQDDMFVCGTNGHKPKCWKLFPSVKNQTSEIVKSYEGAGISPLVYTHNCLSLTVDGDLYAAAPLDMEGSSLQFRRKAGKRTNVWMYDSWLSEPTFISASWVKRREDPDNEKIYIFFREKNSDHSPDADPWISRVARVCKTDEGGSKRFFQNMWTSFLKARLVCGFPDESLYFNRLQDIYVMHDDDWRQTRVYALFTSSWNSTAVCIYSIEMIEKIFENSTFKGYANEIPTPRPGTCVSNSKSLPRPTVNVVKDHPEMVDWVHSLQSKVPFYVSNYNYTKIVVDRVKGADQQVYNVLLLATDTGKIHKVLVAGSEPFIILETQLSNISPIQAMTLDSQKKKLVVGFSDKISIVDLQKCEKYNASCADCVLARDPYCAWTTSGCTPSNLGGIQNIKDGHTSVCSQNKAANVSGVLTRSKRQIYSPNISGTVHSVPEGVPFYLSCPIESYHAKYTWKHGSHDRPCLQMLSNCLHLIPSMGPENYGEYECVSTEKDYNKTLKKYHLKQQYEKQASRFADSKLNDAPILAPQLLWILLQTAVLREILR; encoded by the exons ATGAAGCATTGCGTTCATATTTATCTTTGTTTCGCGGTGTATTTCAAGATGGTCTTTTCGAAGGATGCACCGGCTCTTGGGTCTAAAAATAGTCCGAGGCTTTTGAAACCAG ATATTATCAGTGATCAGTATAAATATGAAGTTAATCAGAACCATAGTGTGTTCTACCTGGAGGGAGAACGGGAGCTTTATGTCGGAGGCACAGACTTTGTTATAAAACTTAATGCAAGTAACTATCGCGTCATAGAG AAATTTCCAATAACAACAACTGGACAGCATAAGTGCTCTGAC GGtcagtgtaaaaatgtaatcacCGTCATTGAGAAGTTTCAGGATgacatgtttgtgtgtggaaCAAACGGACACAAACCAAAGTGCTGGAAACTC TTTCCTTCTGTGAAGAATCAGACTTCTGAGATAGTGAAGAGTTATGAGGGAGCAGGCATCTCCCCATTGGTCTACACACACAACTGTTTGTCGCTCACAGTCG ATGGGGATTTATACGCAGCAGCGCCTTTGGACATGGAGGGAAGCTCTTTGCAGTTCAGGAGAAAAGCTGGCAAGCGGACTAATGTCTGGATGTACGACAGCTGGTTATCAG AGCCTACATTCATATCGGCATCCTGGGTGAAGCGTAGGGAAGATCCAGACAATGAGAAAATCTACATCTTCTTCCGCGAAAAGAACTCCGACCACAGCCCAGATGCCGATCCCTGGATTTCTAGGGTGGCCAGAGTTTGTAAG ACCGATGAAGGTGGATCAAAAAGATTCTTCCAGAACATGTGGACGTCCTTCCTAAAGGCTCGCCTCGTCTGTGGGTTTCCAGATGAGTCATTGTATTTCAATCGTCTCCAGGACATCTATGTGATGCACGACGATGACTGGCGCCAAACCAGAGTCTACGCACTTTTCACAAGCAGCTG GAACTCAACTGCGGTTTGCATCTATTCAATAGAAATGATAGAGAAGATATTTGAAAACTCAACTTTCAAAGGCTATGCTAATGAAATCCCTACACCAAGGCCTGGAACT tgcGTGTCAAACAGCAAAAGCCTGCCGCGGCCCACAGTGAACGTAGTGAAGGATCATCCTGAAATGGTTGACTGGGTGCATTCCCTTCAGTCAAAAGTTCCTTTTTATGTAAGCAACTATAATTACACCAAAATAGTTGTTGACCGGGTTAAAGGAGCAGACCAGCAAGTGTACAACGTTTTGCTCCTTGCTACTG ATACTGGCAAAATCCATAAAGTCCTAGTGGCTGGTTCAGAGCCTTTTATCATATTGGAAACACAGCTCTCCAACATTTCACCTATACAGGCAATGACACTTGACTCTCAAAAG AAAAAATTAGTGGTGGGTTTCTCTGATAAAATATCTATAGTGGACCTTCAAAAGTGTGAAAAGTACAACGCGTCTTGTGCTGACTGTGTCCTGGCACGGGACCCCTACTGTGCATGGACCACATCTGGATGCACCCCTTCTAACCT TGGGGGCATTCAGAATATAAAGGATGGACACACAAGTGTTTGCTCACAAAATAAAGCAGCGAATG tgtcagGGGTACTGACCAGGTCCAAAAGGCAGATATATTCACCAAACATTTCAGGGACAGTCCATTCAGTCCCCGAAGGTGTCCCTTTCTATCTGTCCTGTCCTATAGAGTCTTATCATGCAAAGTACACCTGGAAGCATGGAAGTCACGACAGACCTTGCCTGCAAATGCTTTCTAACTGTCTGCACCTTATTCCTTCAATGGGACCAGAGAACTATGGGGAATATGAATGCGTCTCCACGGAGAAGGACTAtaacaaaactttgaaaaaatacCATCTTAAGCAGCAGTATGAAAAGCAAGCCAGCAGGTTTGCTGATTCTAAACTGAATGATGCACCAATCCTTGCTCCTCAGCTGTTGTGGATTCTACTCCAGACTGCAGTGCTGCGGGAAATTCTGAGATAG
- the islr2 gene encoding immunoglobulin superfamily containing leucine-rich repeat protein 2: MARRLLQLLALWTTLMGIVQSCPELCSCQDKFAHQFADCAYKDLLKVPVGFPFNVTTVSLSANKITSLESKNFINITQVTSLWLAHNEIVSIQTNTLAPLIQLRNLDISNNKIVNFPWGDLRNLTALQLLKMNNNEMVNLPKDAFSTLKDLRSLRINNNRFTTIVEGTFSALSSMSHLQIYSNPFTCSCSLEWLRDWIETTKISVPDPTQILCETPEHLKGVQVSKIPKLQCEAPNVTITYQPNIENTVLHEGVSIILNCETKGSPMPQVSWEVIAGNQNYLFPLPSTTEVNDVPINDKTTNNRFLVFRNGTLAIPRMTKKEDGNYSCSAVNELGKAERSVKLALAPNPKQGSNSVPDSTLDKSRLSGKKLSDPKVAKNNVINWAKHEEKTKESPDGGSKHNTGGSEQAGGVYKDPSFGSKCGVREGSEYISNHAFNMTLDDLKQYTFDFGVIALEVSETEAKVQLNPLQLPSSKSNLHLSQAENQEMVVKEPFGQRQSSSSKDTLDMLYLCVKTGNGHSLVQWSNIEEGVNAYRFHGLQPGTNYTLCLTYGGQDCQVQVVFTTRKKIPSLLIIVVVSIFLLGLATVPLLGATCCHLLYKYQGKTYKLIMKAQNLDQMEKQMTRDFDPRASFVESEKTFNPSEVGEGEDEEEAEGHGEGEERDGDRDGDAEGSVVTESIPGSSSKTNPEEFEVCSEYSDRLPLGAEAVTISEEINGNYKQPSR; encoded by the coding sequence ATGGCTCGAAGGCTCCTGCAGCTTCTTGCTTTGTGGACCACTTTGATGGGCATTGTGCAGAGCTGTCCGGAGCTCTGCAGCTGCCAGGATAAATTTGCCCACCAGTTTGCTGACTGTGCCTACAAAGATCTGCTTAAGGTGCCCGTCGGCTTTCCCTTCAACGTTACCACCGTCAGCCTCTCAGCCAACAAGATCACATCCCTGGAAAGTAAAAACTTTATCAACATCACTCAGGTCACCTCTCTCTGGCTGGCACACAATGAGATCGTCAGCATACAGACAAACACCTTGGCCCCCCTGATTCAGCTCCGCAATCTGGACATCAGCAACAATAAGATTGTGAACTTCCCCTGGGGGGATTTGAGGAACCTCACAGCTCTGCAGCTACTGAAAATGAACAACAACGAGATGGTCAACCTTCCGAAGGACGCCTTCTCCACACTCAAAGACCTCAGATCCCTGCGCATCAACAATAATAGGTTCACTACCATTGTGGAGGGTACCTTCAGTGCCCTCTCCTCTATGTCCCACCTGCAGATTTACAGCAACCCGTTCACTTGCTCCTGCAGCTTAGAGTGGCTGAGAGATTGGATTGAAACCACAAAGATTTCTGTGCCAGATCCTACTCAAATCCTCTGTGAGACCCCTGAACATCTGAAGGGTGTGCAGGTTTCAAAGATTCCTAAATTGCAATGTGAAGCCCCTAATGTCACCATAACCTACCAACCAAACATAGAGAACACTGTTCTTCATGAAGGTGTTTCGATCATCTTAAATTGCGAGACAAAAGGAAGCCCCATGCCTCAGGTCAGTTGGGAGGTGATTGCTGGAAATCAAAATTACCTCTTCCCCCTGCCATCCACCACAGAAGTAAATGATGTGccaataaatgacaaaacaacCAACAATAGATTTCTCGTATTCAGGAATGGGACTCTTGCCATCCCTCGCATGACTAAAAAGGAGGATGGTAACTATAGTTGCTCTGCTGTGAATGAGTTAGGTAAAGCAGAGAGAAGTGTCAAACTGGCTCTGGCCCCCAACCCGAAGCAAGGGAGCAATTCAGTCCCTGATTCAACTCTGGACAAGAGCCGTTTATCTGGTAAAAAGCTTTCAGACCCCAAGGTGGCCAAGAACAATGTGATCAACTGGGCTAAGCATGAGGAAAAGACAAAGGAAAGCCCAGACGGCGGTTCAAAGCACAATACTGGCGGCTCAGAGCAAGCTGGAGGTGTTTACAAGGACCCCAGCTTTGGGAGCAAATGTGGTGTGAGAGAAGGCAGCGAATACATCTCCAATCACGCCTTCAACATGACCCTGGATGACCTCAAGCAGTACACCTTCGATTTTGGTGTCATTGCGTTGGAAGTTTCGGAGACAGAGGCCAAAGTACAGCTAAACCCTCTGCAGCTCCCCAGCAGCAAGTCTAACCTCCATCTGAGTCAGGCTGAGAACCAGGAAATGGTTGTCAAGGAGCCCTTTGGTCAGCGGCAGTCTTCTTCCAGCAAGGACACACTGGACATGCTCTACCTCTgtgtgaaaacaggaaatggacaCTCCCTGGTGCAGTGGTCCAACATAGAGGAGGGGGTAAATGCATATCGTTTCCACGGCTTACAGCCCGGCACCAATTACACTCTCTGCCTCACTTACGGGGGGCAGGACTGCCAGGTCCAAGTAGTCTTCACGACAAGAAAAAAGATCCCCTCCCTGTTAATTATTGTGGTTGTCAGCATTTTCCTATTGGGTCTGGCCACTGTTCCCTTGCTGGGAGCCACCTGCTGCCATTTGCTGTACAAGTATCAAGGAAAGACCTACAAGCTGATCATGAAGGCACAGAATCTGGATCAGATGGAGAAGCAGATGACAAGAGATTTTGATCCCAGGGCGTCATTTGTTGAGTCAGAGAAAACCTTCAACCCCAGTGAGGTGGGAGAGGGagaagacgaggaggaggcCGAGGGACACggagagggagaggaaagaGACGGCGATAGGGATGGTGATGCTGAGGGGAGCGTGGTGACCGAATCCATCCCCGGATCCTCATCGAAAACCAACCCGGAGGAGTTCGAGGTCTGCTCCGAGTACAGCGACAGGTTACCGCTCGGAGCGGAGGCCGTCACAATCTCGGAGGAAATTAACGGAAACTACAAGCAGCCCAGCCGCTGA
- the commd4 gene encoding COMM domain-containing protein 4 → MRFRFCGDLDCPDWVLAEISTLAKISSVKMKLLCAQVLKDLLGEGIDYDKVGKLTADAKFESGDIKATVAVLSFILSSAAKHDVDSESLSSELQQLGLPKEHATGLCKSYEDKHSALQDKLRDTSLRLRRLDSVSWRVDYTLSSSELREVNEPLVQLRLQTQGAEPGSSDTTVVSVSPDKFRVLLTELKQAQAMMNALQ, encoded by the exons ATG CGGTTCCGGTTCTGTGGGGATCTGGACTGCCCAGATTGGGTTCTGGCCGAAATCAGCACACTAGCAAAGATT TCGAGTGTGAAGATGAAACTCCTGTGTGCTCAAGTGTTGAAGGATTTACTGGGCGAGGGTATAGAT TACGACAAAGTTGGAAAGCTGACTGCAGATGCAAAGTTTG aaagtgGAGACATCAAAGCTACTGTGGCAGTGCTCAGCTTTATTTTGTCCAGTGCTGCAAAACATGATGTTGATAGCGAGTCTTTGTCCAGTGAGCTGCAGCAACTTGGCTTGCCTAAAG AACATGCCACAGGGCTTTGTAAGTCCTATGAAGACAAGCATTCTGCTCTTCAAGACAAACTAAGAGATACCAGCTTGAGAT TGAGAAGACTCGACTCAGTGTCCTGGCGTGTCGATTACACTCTGAGCTCCAGTGAATTAAGAGAAGTAAATGAACCCCTGGTACAACTTAGACTGCAGACACAAGGAGCAGAGCCAGGCTCCTCTGACACAACCGTAGTCTCCGTTTCTCCGGATAAGTTCAGAGTTTTGCTTACTG AGCTCAAACAAGCACAGGCCATGATGAATGCACTACAATGA